atttattgttttttttctatttttgtgtgaaaatcttaatgcggttcacagaatacatctacttaccaagtttcaacagtatagttcttatagtttcggagaaaagtggctgtgacatacggacggacagacagacggacagacagacagacagacagacagacagacagacagacagacagacagacagacagacagacagacatgacgaatctataagggttccgttttttgccatttggctacggaaccctaaaaaagcaaactatacttataaattacataaataaataaaatatatataagctaccacatatttataaaatacatactataaatataataatgatggatattattcgaactcttgctttagcaaatgcttacgtaacatccgcttgaaagaaaacttactagtagcttgtctaatacttaagtatatttatttttttatatatcttatacctacacataaaaaACACTTTGGTACATAACTTGTCGCAAATTTCATGCTACCTACAATTCAAACGCCTTTTTGCAGCAGACAGGTAAAATGTGACATTATCATCACCATCAACTTTTATGTCTTCTCTCCACATTAATCAAATTGTAACATCGGCATGGTAAACAGCCGAAGTAGGTACAAAACAAGAAAGCGCGTGATTATGCGACAGACAAACAAATGCGGGCCAACCTGAATCCAAGATATGGTAATTGGAGTCACAAACTTTCGGTATACGGTGCGAAGAGCGGAAATTGGAAGTGGAAAACGCTGAAATCTAAATGCTGAATGAACGTGCACTAAGTTACGATTCACATGACATGACTGGAGTTTTGATTTAAAAAGGATTCTTCAGGTTAGAAAAGGGTTGGTctcgcgcatgtaacacccctgGAGAACAGTTGCAAGCGCAATATTCTATAGTTTTTATAATGCATTGTTACACATGTTTATACGAAATATTATCAAGGGCAAACTCTAAGCAAAATCTTACTATGTAGGTTAAAGTTGTCCAGGTAGGAAAATATCACGAAAAtatgtctaattttcatttagttTCAGTTATTGAtggttaccgtaaaacggggtgagtaggtttcgcggagAGAGGtgagttatgaatggggagagaatgtttttgagaggggggtgagaagggattttaaggctactgctgcaaaaataatgtattccaatttaaaatggagctatagtaatacgcataataaaaaaaatcgatccaacaatcttccaaaatcacctttgtatgaaaacccctctcaccccaaatacgaggcactacggggtgaggtgggttttcctctttatcgtcaaagttatgaaatggaactacccaaaataaaataaaaactaaaatacaaacgtccggaacacttattatatacaccattcagttttcatatgtaaaaataaaatgttatcgaggtttgaatttcagttttgaccctactcaccccattttacggtatcctGCAAACGATagaagtattattttaattaaaatagctagtgatataGCGGGGCTAATTTTTAAACAGAAATGAGTGTTAGTTCAGAGTAATTGAGCCCCTTCATACCCCCGATTAACATTGGTCTCCATATATGCACAAAATACAGGTATACGAGTATTATCTATTTGAGCACAACTCACTATTAAGTATTAGAATTAATTAGTAGCTACGTATTTAGTATATTAAATTATCCCATATTTGCACTGCTATTTATGATGAACTATGTCGGAAATCGTACTAATGTTTtgtatacctaggtacctataatcTCACTCTCTAgcgtataatttaaaaaaatactcgtaTTTTTATACAAGTAGGTATACTGTGCAAGTATATACATGTACTAAAGCAATTGTGTTGGTTATTTTTGTGGTGAGTTCGGAAAAAATACTCCAAATAAAAAACCTCTTGCCTATGATCAATCGTGTAAATCCCGTCATGAAAAGTCGTTGGCAATATCCAGTCACGCTCAGACGCGACCTCTGTCCCCACCCGATGTTGTTAAATAAAAGTGAACATTCCGTATAAATTTTCGCAAGTCTCAGAGCCAAATAATCGTGTTTTCGCTTCATTTGGTAGCTTCCTTTGCATAAATTGCCATCTCCAGTAATCACGGTGGAGGAAATTTTTAAGTAACGACCATTTTGTCAAGGTGGGGTTTCGCTGTAATTCATTATTTATTCAGCTTATGTTTTAAGGCTACGGGAAGTAGGTATTTAGAACACCTTATTTACTATATATACTATACTATGGCAACTGCAGTGACTATTAGTTACAATAATATACaagtatataggtactataaaaaACTTGTTATCTGTAAAGTTGTCTGTTTTAATTCCACAAAACAGTGTAACACAGTCTTATAGagcaacaaaaaattaaacgtTTTCgtaaaaaatgtgtatttttgtggcttataattacttttatttacgtGGCTCTTCCTTTCATTTTTCATGAACGCGCCTGAatcacaaaatattttacaaataagagcATATGCACCGCTTGTTTAGAATAAGGTCACATCGCCCAGTATAATAGTACCTAATGCATTAGGCATACAAAAATGATAAACAACTTTACGGTTTAGacacttgtttttagtcactcgcgcgacatgtaaaaacaagtgagtctaaaccgtaaaatgatttaatattagtatgtctcacaacagttaaAATTTGATTAATATAAGTAGTAGTAAGTTTCTTGTCCCTTAGTTATCTAAATATTACTCAATTTAGTTACATAATCCTGAATATTCTAGTATtgtaattgacttttaaataaatatctggCAACGCTAATTCAACGCGTCTTTAAATACTTGTTACTTTTGCctcaacatttattttatccaattttaaaataataatcctCCCGAAACTTgtcctattatatttatttagtcaGATGTATAGTGCTCAGTACTAAACAAACTGATTGCCAATAAAATGGAATCAGGATTGCCTAATTCAGTTAACTTTCTGCACGGCTGCATCACAGACGTTTCCCGAGCACGActttttcattaaatttaaatcagtAATTTACCTTCCAGAACTTTCCAGGTTAAAATACGTGCAGGATTTTTTGATATCTGAACGAATTAATTCGGCGGGGCCGGTTAGAATTAACAAGTCGATGTGTAAAATTAaacctaataagtacctaattataccTAGAAGTTTTCATGCAAAAATGAGTGCTTGACAAAATTAAACTTCAAGAATGTTATTGGTGAGAACTTAACTTTCGGGATATGTGTAGTCCATGGGCCAGGCAAGATTTCGGTATAATTTGGTACCCCCAAATTATGTATCGTTTTCGTAAATTTGACCAGCTGGCCCATGGACTATAGCTAACTTTTCTCGATTTCGTACCcacctttattttattattccaaTCGGATTGTAATTTAATGGGGTTATAATGTTACTTGAGCGAGAAATTAATAGACATAGGTACAGTTTATCGTTggtatattttaacaaaatatgGGAGATTTCAAAGATAATCTTTTTTGGGTAGTCACAGTACGATCTCGTGGCTACCGGCCCAAATTATCTTTGTTTGACCtaaggaacaatcgtgccaagcggcatcgcctgacaCAAAAGTGCATAAGTACTCACTGCACTTACTTACCTCCTACTTAATATGAATGTTGATTTAACATGTTCGATCGATACACACGCAGGAATGTAACTTACTTATAACGTAATTTACTTATAATACAACTATAATTTGCATTAAGTACTTATCTTGTGCtgtatttaatagtatttaagGGTTACTTGTCTATTCtctgtttaaaaataataaaagctCTTAGTGAAATTTTACATTCAATTACTTCTTATTGCTTTTCAGCATTGACagatgaccgtttttttttaataaatattcccTTGCAATACTAGGAACTCAACTCGCTGCGTTGCGGCCTTTATTCTAGACACGTACATAGAAAATGTGAAGCGAACTGACGGCGGAATTTCATTTCAACACAATCGAACATCTGTGACTCGCTGCCGAAGTGAGGCTACGGGGTTTTTTTGGAGAATTTTAGGAATAAGCGATAAGTGGCttgagaaaaaataaataaaagagagatttatataaaaaagagATTTAAATTTGCACTGACGGCCAAATGATGACCGGGCACTGTGACGAGTCGTCGTTTATATCGCATGCGGCCTATTAAAGGGGTTAAGCAATTTCGTACAACTGCTGGTTGGCTTTAAACTATAATCGACAGCAAATAGCAACAATTTTGAGGCTAGGTCCGGGCAATTTATTAGTAAAAGCAGGCGTTTTTATAAAACAGAAAATATAACAATGAACTTAAAGTAATTGTTTTTATAGCATCGCTTATCACACCTgcattattaatatttcaatGTTATCTACTCAATCGAAAAACTCATATAAGCTGTCTGCAATCCAGAGATCAGATAATTGACCCGAGCATGTAAAATAAGATAACAACATCTTAagattttgccaaaaacttagcATGTCAGTTTTTTTTGGCGTTTCTGCTACAGTTCATCGTCTTTCAGTATAAAGCTCACCTCACCCTTATCAATCACTAGTGCACAAGTTAGTCCTTTATCTTGAAGATAACTTGATCAAAATCGGACGAGTGTCATGCAAAATCAAAGAAAGGTACTGGTTATTAGATATTCAATAGctgaaagttaattataatcctTCCAGAACAATAGACGCTTTAATCGTGTAATTTAATTAACATTTCATTATCGCATTTCTCTCAGTAATTTGCATATCTTCAAATATTTGACTTGTTCGCTTAATTTAATCTATGTAAATACTAAAGCAACGCCATTATCTTAACAGTTAATTGTTTAATACCTACTTCAGACAAATTGAAAGCTCCACCAAATAGACAAGGAACAttgaaaatgtaattttagtgtTAATGCGCATCAGTATgcataaaatacctaataagtCATGACAATTGACAATGACCGAAATCTTATCATCAATACTGATACTGACTTACTCAATGATGATAATCTATATGATATCGTGCATAGGCTCATTCGAATGAGATATAAAGACGATCAATCAGGGTGTTAATTGATCAGTTTATCATCCACTTCCGAAATGTTTTGTTAATTTACTTGGCTGCAAAATGTTAcgtgaatttatttttttcttgtgtttaacAAATGTAATAGAAAGTGCGCGGATACTTGGAGTGTTTCCAATACCATCCATCAGTCACCAGGTCGTGTTTAGATCGCTAACAATAGAATTAGCTAAAATAGGGCATGAAGTTGTAGTAATAACAACAGATCCAgcatttaaaaatgaaaaagcACCCGCAAATTTTACAGAAATTGATGTACATGATATTTCATATAATACTTGGAGCGAAATGATTGACTCCATAGCAGGAGCAGCGCCGTATACGATGCTGACGACAGCTCTACAAATGATGGTCGACGTAGTAAAGGTTGAGGTTGAAACTCCTCAGGTTAAAGAATTTATGGCTAAAGATCAAAAGTTTGACTTGGTTATAGCTGAAGCATGTGTGCCAACAGCTTTAGGTTTTGCTTATAAATACAAAGCACCAGTTATACAAATGAGTTCATTCTATGGGTCAAGAGTAAATTATGATTCCATGGGTGCTCCAACACATATGTTTTTATATCCTGAGTTGTATAGACAAAAGTTAAGAGACTTGTCAATTTTAGATAAAATTCTAGAAGTAATAAACGAGTTAGTGTTAAGGTTCGCATATGCTAACTATGTTGACGATGTGAATAGGactctcaaaaaatattttggagaGGATACACCCAATTTATCTAAGTTAGAGGATAACATAGATATGCTTTTTGTAAATACAAACCCTATTTGGGACGGAAACCGGCCTGTGCCCCCTAGTGTGGTGTATTTAGGAGGACTACACATGCAACCTGTAAAAGATCTTCCAAAAGTAAGtttgatattaatttaaaaagtctAGATGTGTAGTATATAAAATAGGAGAAATAATAGTTTAAATTTCATGATTCACTTATTTCTCGGGGTCCATTAAGATTTTGATTTATAactgaataaaacaaaatggtttttttttattgattggcaagaccgaagtgatcctatttaagtgttccgtgaacaaagttttgtacagaACACTAATAAAGAATCATAAATTGATATCTGTTTATGTTTCTAGGTGAAACGAAAGTCAAGTTCAAAGACTAGATATTGATATATATAAAACGATAATATTGtttactgaaatagatatcatatacctaggtactaaaGAAAACGTGACCAAGTCTTTCAGTAGCGGAGCCCGACACCATTACATAACATTGATTAGAAATTATATTTagcctaatataaaatttaagtaCAACATAACAAAATCGACTTGCAAATACATCATCATGTAATACTCTGTAACATAATACATTCCATTAACATTTGCAGGACCTCAAATCCTATCTCGACACATCCAAGGGGGTGATTTACGTCAGTTTCGGTACCAACTTCAACCCGTCGACTCTCACCGAAGACAAGATCCGTTTGTTTCTGAACGTGTTCTCCAGATTACCCTACGACGTTCTATGCAAATGGGACGCGGACGATGTACCTGGGAGACCCAGTAATGTGAGAATAGTTAAGTGGGTCCCGCAAAA
The sequence above is a segment of the Cydia amplana chromosome 2, ilCydAmpl1.1, whole genome shotgun sequence genome. Coding sequences within it:
- the LOC134655415 gene encoding UDP-glycosyltransferase UGT5-like; its protein translation is MLREFIFFLCLTNVIESARILGVFPIPSISHQVVFRSLTIELAKIGHEVVVITTDPAFKNEKAPANFTEIDVHDISYNTWSEMIDSIAGAAPYTMLTTALQMMVDVVKVEVETPQVKEFMAKDQKFDLVIAEACVPTALGFAYKYKAPVIQMSSFYGSRVNYDSMGAPTHMFLYPELYRQKLRDLSILDKILEVINELVLRFAYANYVDDVNRTLKKYFGEDTPNLSKLEDNIDMLFVNTNPIWDGNRPVPPSVVYLGGLHMQPVKDLPKDLKSYLDTSKGVIYVSFGTNFNPSTLTEDKIRLFLNVFSRLPYDVLCKWDADDVPGRPSNVRIVKWVPQNDLLRHPKIKLFITQGGMQSTDEAIAAGVPLIGIPILVDQFFNTEKYMQHKIGEKLIMEKLTEEEFYNAIMKLLGADSYRQNVLKLRTLMADQPMSALERAVWWTEHVLRHGGARHLRAPAANMGWVEYLELSFVATLLIILVTIILILVGTLYVLVILVKKLLRRKSKKE